From Oceanotoga teriensis, the proteins below share one genomic window:
- a CDS encoding TatD family hydrolase, with amino-acid sequence MKFIDTHCHVTLENFDEDREDLLKIMEEELEFFIEVAIDMKSSEYLYQYSKNFKNGFITVGVHPTETENFNYDSIEQLKLFLPCEKVIAIGEIGLDFHWDTDRNKQYKALEMQLELAKNYDIPVIFHVRDAYKEMYDFLNKSKFSDLKGVVHCFSGNYEIAKKFLNLGYYLGFDGPITYPKNEELRETIKNIPIDRILFETDSPFLPPKPFRGKRNDPLKVSYVYEKAADVLNINIEELKSIVFQNAKKLFDI; translated from the coding sequence TTGAAGTTTATAGATACTCATTGTCATGTAACACTTGAAAATTTTGATGAAGATAGGGAGGATCTTTTAAAAATTATGGAAGAAGAATTAGAGTTTTTCATAGAAGTTGCTATCGATATGAAAAGTTCTGAATATCTTTATCAATATTCAAAAAACTTTAAAAATGGTTTTATAACAGTAGGGGTACATCCTACCGAAACTGAAAATTTTAATTATGACAGTATTGAACAGTTGAAATTATTTTTGCCTTGTGAAAAAGTTATTGCAATAGGTGAAATAGGACTTGATTTTCACTGGGATACAGATAGAAATAAACAATATAAAGCATTAGAAATGCAACTTGAATTGGCTAAAAATTATGATATACCTGTTATATTTCATGTTAGAGATGCTTATAAAGAAATGTATGATTTTTTGAATAAATCTAAATTTTCAGATTTAAAGGGAGTTGTTCATTGTTTTTCGGGAAATTATGAAATAGCTAAAAAATTTTTAAATCTTGGTTATTATTTAGGGTTTGATGGTCCAATTACTTATCCGAAAAATGAAGAGTTGAGAGAAACTATAAAAAATATTCCTATTGATAGAATACTTTTCGAAACAGATTCTCCTTTTTTACCTCCCAAACCTTTTAGAGGAAAAAGAAATGATCCACTTAAGGTTTCATATGTATATGAAAAAGCTGCAGATGTTTTAAATATTAATATTGAAGAATTAAAAAGTATAGTGTTTCAAAACGCAAAAAAATTATTTGACATATAA
- a CDS encoding polysaccharide deacetylase family protein, translating to MKKNLLIFAIVLISLISFSEVYVILYHRFNDDRYPSTSTSTEDIEMHLNYFKDNNYKMLTPEEFQDYIDKKTDIEKGVLITIDDGYKTTKYAYDLFKKYNIPFMLFINTDNVGYPDYLTWEQLSQMNKDDIVTLGSHSAKHDNFVYMLKTKGKEFTLKFFEDDLKKSIKTFQDNIKFTPKHYAYPYGYYTTGMDKILEENGISYAFSMDYGPFIPEYSKYYIPREPLTEDWAYKPHLNYVMNRKALKVKDIYPEEIPIDEEFKISASVDLNFHNPILYISQEGIIPNYVKDDNIYSKDSYKIKKDNNKIALFLRDENNIEHVKYWLLRPIKELN from the coding sequence ATGAAAAAAAATTTATTAATTTTCGCAATTGTTTTAATCTCTTTAATCTCGTTTTCAGAAGTATATGTTATCTTATATCATCGTTTTAATGATGATAGATATCCATCAACATCTACTTCAACAGAAGATATAGAAATGCATTTAAATTATTTTAAAGATAACAATTATAAAATGCTTACTCCAGAAGAGTTTCAAGATTATATTGATAAAAAAACAGATATTGAAAAAGGAGTATTGATAACCATAGATGATGGTTATAAAACTACTAAATACGCTTATGACTTATTTAAAAAATATAATATACCTTTTATGTTGTTTATAAATACTGACAATGTTGGTTATCCAGATTATTTAACTTGGGAACAATTATCTCAAATGAATAAAGATGATATTGTGACTCTTGGCTCACATTCTGCCAAACATGATAATTTTGTTTATATGTTAAAAACAAAAGGAAAAGAATTTACTTTAAAATTTTTTGAAGATGATTTAAAAAAATCTATAAAAACTTTTCAAGATAATATAAAATTCACTCCAAAACATTATGCTTATCCTTATGGATATTATACAACTGGAATGGATAAAATATTAGAAGAGAATGGTATATCTTATGCTTTTAGTATGGATTATGGACCATTTATACCAGAATATAGCAAATATTATATACCAAGAGAACCCTTAACAGAAGATTGGGCTTATAAACCTCATTTAAATTATGTTATGAATAGAAAAGCTTTAAAAGTAAAAGATATATATCCTGAAGAAATTCCTATTGATGAAGAATTTAAAATTTCTGCATCAGTTGATTTGAATTTTCATAATCCCATACTATATATATCTCAAGAAGGTATAATTCCTAATTATGTAAAAGATGATAATATATATTCAAAAGATTCTTATAAGATAAAAAAAGACAATAATAAAATAGCTTTATTTTTAAGAGATGAAAATAATATAGAACATGTTAAATATTGGCTTCTAAGACCTATTAAGGAGTTGAATTAA